One window from the genome of Fundidesulfovibrio magnetotacticus encodes:
- a CDS encoding radical SAM protein gives MLDALHILLTYRCTLECDHCFVHAGPYAPGVMTLPRLRGLIEQASAMEGVRWVYFEGGEPLLLYPVLLRGLKLAKGLGLLTGLVTNAYGAVSDEDAEAWLTPLAEAGLSYLNISDDTFHYEEERNPARTALAAAARLGIPTDPIRIGRPRAEPEPGDDGRKGAPVVGGGPLFRGRAADKLTAGLPTRPWQEFTTCPYEELRRPERIHADPYGHLHLCQGLSLGNAWERPLAELVDGYDAARHPIAGPLAEGGPAELARRHGIHLETPCVDECHLCYLVRRALLERFPELLAPRQVYGP, from the coding sequence ATGCTCGACGCCCTGCACATTCTGCTCACTTACCGTTGCACCCTGGAGTGCGACCACTGCTTCGTCCACGCCGGTCCCTACGCGCCGGGCGTGATGACCCTGCCGCGCCTGCGGGGGCTCATCGAGCAGGCCTCGGCCATGGAGGGCGTGCGCTGGGTGTACTTCGAAGGCGGCGAGCCCCTGCTGCTCTACCCGGTGCTGCTGCGGGGCCTGAAGCTGGCGAAGGGGCTTGGGCTGCTCACGGGGCTGGTGACCAACGCCTACGGCGCGGTCTCGGACGAGGACGCCGAGGCCTGGCTCACCCCCCTGGCGGAAGCGGGGCTTTCCTACCTCAACATCAGCGACGACACCTTCCACTACGAGGAGGAGCGCAACCCGGCCCGCACCGCCCTGGCGGCGGCGGCGCGGCTGGGCATCCCCACGGACCCCATCCGCATCGGACGCCCCCGCGCGGAGCCAGAACCCGGAGACGACGGGCGCAAGGGCGCGCCGGTGGTCGGTGGCGGGCCGCTCTTTCGCGGCAGGGCGGCGGACAAGCTCACGGCCGGGCTGCCCACGCGGCCCTGGCAGGAGTTCACCACCTGCCCCTACGAGGAGTTGCGCCGCCCCGAGCGCATACACGCGGACCCCTACGGCCACCTGCACCTCTGCCAGGGCCTGAGCCTGGGCAACGCCTGGGAACGCCCCCTGGCCGAACTGGTCGACGGCTACGACGCCGCCCGCCACCCCATCGCCGGGCCGCTGGCCGAGGGCGGCCCGGCCGAACTGGCCCGACGCCACGGCATCCACCTGGAGACGCCCTGCGTGGACGAATGCCACCTCTGCTACCTGGTGCGCCGGGCGCTGCTGGAGCGCTTCCCGGAACTGCTGGCCCCGAGG